A stretch of Brevundimonas naejangsanensis DNA encodes these proteins:
- a CDS encoding PLP-dependent transferase, producing MGYSWGGYESLVTHETPQLTHRLHAPALPGQLLRLHIGLEDPVDLMNDLEGGLAGWQAQLNA from the coding sequence ATGGGATATTCCTGGGGCGGCTATGAAAGCCTGGTCACCCATGAAACGCCGCAGTTGACCCATCGCCTGCACGCCCCCGCCCTGCCCGGCCAGCTTCTGCGCCTGCATATCGGGCTTGAGGACCCAGTCGACCTGATGAACGACCTGGAAGGCGGGCTCGCTGGATGGCAAGCGCAGTTGAACGCCTGA
- a CDS encoding OmpH family outer membrane protein, with translation MKLIAIGAFALASLTASAALAQTQGPANPGPAIPGVCVFYSQRVLAQSTVGQAVQTRVEQLAKEVQGELQPYATAIQTEAQALQQGAATIPADQMNQRRQALQQRIQEAQQLEATRDNELRYTLAQQRQKISEAIEPILVAVYQEKGCGIMLDRESVFILNPAMEVTDTVIQRLNAQLPTLNFNRMPVPAQPQS, from the coding sequence ATGAAACTCATCGCTATCGGCGCCTTCGCCCTCGCTTCGCTGACCGCATCGGCCGCCCTGGCCCAGACGCAAGGCCCGGCCAACCCGGGGCCGGCCATCCCCGGCGTCTGCGTCTTCTACAGCCAGCGCGTCCTGGCCCAGTCGACCGTCGGTCAGGCCGTCCAGACCCGCGTCGAGCAACTGGCCAAGGAAGTGCAGGGCGAGCTTCAGCCCTACGCCACCGCCATCCAGACCGAGGCCCAGGCTCTGCAGCAAGGCGCGGCGACCATCCCGGCCGATCAGATGAACCAGCGCCGTCAGGCCCTGCAGCAGCGCATCCAGGAAGCCCAGCAACTGGAAGCCACGCGCGACAACGAACTGCGCTACACCCTGGCCCAGCAGCGCCAGAAGATCTCGGAAGCCATCGAGCCGATCCTGGTCGCCGTCTATCAGGAGAAGGGCTGCGGCATCATGCTGGACCGCGAGAGCGTCTTCATCCTGAACCCGGCCATGGAAGTCACCGACACCGTGATCCAGCGCCTGAACGCCCAGCTGCCGACGTTGAACTTCAACCGCATGCCGGTTCCGGCCCAGCCGCAGTCCTAA
- a CDS encoding site-2 protease family protein, with translation MSATARRGWGQGVRETGAILSTTLTYIVASSPAARPAISSAGAGNRQASGALTNAAVAANSEPWAIVRISCLTLTSFAAILSVGIGFLNLMPIPVLDGGHLLFYAYEAVARRPMAARVQEAGYRVGLALLAGLMLFATWNDLQKLNLFKFLGGLVS, from the coding sequence ATGTCCGCTACGGCCCGTCGCGGCTGGGGGCAGGGGGTGCGCGAAACCGGCGCCATCCTGAGCACCACCCTGACCTATATCGTCGCATCTTCACCGGCCGCGAGACCGGCGATCAGTTCAGCGGGCGCTGGGAATCGCCAAGCTTCCGGGGCCTTGACCAACGCGGCCGTCGCGGCCAATTCCGAGCCCTGGGCCATCGTTCGCATCTCTTGCTTGACGCTGACGAGCTTCGCCGCCATACTTTCGGTCGGAATCGGCTTTCTTAATCTGATGCCTATTCCCGTTCTGGATGGGGGGCACCTGCTGTTCTACGCCTATGAAGCCGTGGCGCGCCGTCCGATGGCCGCCCGGGTTCAGGAAGCGGGATATCGGGTCGGTCTTGCTTTGCTGGCGGGTTTGATGTTGTTCGCGACCTGGAACGATCTGCAGAAGCTCAATCTCTTCAAATTCCTCGGCGGGCTCGTCTCGTGA
- the secG gene encoding preprotein translocase subunit SecG has product MNDAMLQTILLVAMILISVALSAVILLQRSEGGALGMGGGPSGFMTARGAGNLLTRTTSILAVAFFVCAIGLTIAGNFARGSRSVIDAEAVGSIAVDQPQQTAPAPEAAPAAPAQPAAPSLDDLEASLPAGQGAPAQ; this is encoded by the coding sequence ATGAATGACGCCATGCTCCAGACCATTCTGCTCGTCGCCATGATCCTCATCTCGGTCGCCCTGTCGGCCGTGATCCTGCTGCAGCGTTCCGAGGGCGGCGCCCTGGGCATGGGCGGCGGTCCTTCGGGCTTCATGACGGCGCGGGGAGCGGGCAATCTGCTGACCCGCACGACGTCCATCCTGGCGGTGGCCTTCTTCGTCTGCGCCATCGGCCTGACGATCGCGGGCAACTTCGCGCGGGGCTCGCGCTCGGTGATCGACGCCGAGGCCGTCGGCTCCATCGCCGTCGACCAGCCGCAGCAAACGGCTCCGGCCCCGGAAGCCGCCCCGGCCGCTCCGGCCCAGCCGGCGGCTCCGTCGCTGGATGACCTGGAAGCCAGCCTTCCGGCCGGCCAGGGCGCGCCCGCCCAGTAA
- the trpC gene encoding indole-3-glycerol phosphate synthase TrpC — MSDVLDRIAAYKREDVAARKAAVSQDAIEARAKKASAPRGFRAALASRFAETGRPALIAEIKKASPSKGLIRADFDPPVLAQAYERGGASCLSVLTDGPSFQGDDAHLTAARAAVALPCLRKDFLVDPWQVAESRALGADCILIIMDMIDDALAAELLAEATRWGMDALIETHDADEMARAAKLVEGRDDALIGVNNRSLRTFEVDLATTEQLAAMSPEGALLVAESGLFTPQDVARVAKAGARALLVGESLMRQADVEAATRALLA, encoded by the coding sequence ATGAGCGACGTTCTGGACCGCATCGCCGCCTACAAGCGCGAGGACGTCGCCGCCCGCAAGGCCGCCGTATCGCAGGACGCCATCGAGGCGCGCGCGAAAAAGGCTTCGGCCCCGCGCGGCTTCCGCGCCGCCCTGGCCAGCCGCTTCGCCGAAACTGGCCGCCCGGCCCTGATCGCCGAGATCAAGAAGGCCAGCCCGTCCAAGGGCCTGATCCGCGCCGACTTCGACCCGCCCGTTCTGGCCCAGGCCTATGAACGCGGCGGCGCGTCCTGCCTGTCCGTGCTGACCGACGGCCCCAGCTTTCAGGGCGACGACGCCCATCTGACCGCCGCGCGGGCCGCCGTGGCCCTGCCCTGCCTACGCAAGGACTTCCTGGTCGATCCGTGGCAGGTGGCCGAGAGCCGGGCGCTGGGCGCCGACTGCATCCTGATCATCATGGACATGATCGACGACGCCCTGGCCGCTGAACTGCTCGCCGAGGCGACCCGCTGGGGCATGGACGCCCTGATCGAGACGCACGACGCGGACGAGATGGCGCGCGCCGCCAAGCTGGTCGAGGGCCGCGACGACGCCCTGATCGGCGTCAACAACCGCTCGCTGCGGACCTTCGAGGTCGATCTGGCGACGACGGAGCAACTGGCGGCGATGAGCCCGGAAGGCGCGTTGCTGGTCGCCGAAAGCGGCCTGTTCACGCCGCAGGACGTGGCGCGCGTGGCGAAGGCTGGCGCGCGCGCCCTGCTGGTCGGCGAAAGCCTGATGCGACAGGCGGACGTGGAAGCCGCGACGCGAGCTTTGCTGGCTTAA
- the trpD gene encoding anthranilate phosphoribosyltransferase, with the protein MDTIKPLLAKLVDGQVLTLDEAKAFFAACLRGEPTPSQVAAAVTALRIRGETVDEIVAFASAMRDAALSLNHPFDEVIDTCGTGGDGQHTYNVSTAAAFVLAGAGLKVAKHGNRAVSSKSGSSDVLAALGVNLDATPAQQARALDRAGVAFLFAPTYHGAMRHVGPVRGEIGFRTVFNLLGPLCNPAGATHQVMGVYDPALLEPLAEVLGRLGARRAWTVNGQGLDELTTTGPTEVAEWKDGAVRRFTVTPADAGLPLATMDDLRGGDAEHNAAALTALLAGERGPYRDIVLLNAAAALVVAGRADDLKSGAELAAAVIDDGRAAAALAELVRVSHAPIEDEDA; encoded by the coding sequence ATGGACACCATAAAGCCCCTGCTGGCCAAGCTGGTCGACGGCCAGGTGCTGACCCTGGACGAGGCCAAGGCCTTCTTCGCCGCCTGCCTGCGCGGCGAACCGACCCCGTCCCAGGTCGCCGCCGCCGTCACCGCCCTGCGCATTCGCGGCGAGACGGTGGACGAGATCGTCGCCTTCGCCAGCGCCATGCGCGACGCCGCCCTGTCGCTGAACCACCCGTTCGACGAGGTGATCGACACCTGCGGCACCGGCGGCGACGGCCAGCACACCTACAATGTCTCGACGGCCGCCGCCTTCGTGCTGGCGGGCGCGGGCCTGAAGGTCGCCAAGCACGGCAACCGAGCCGTCAGCTCCAAGTCCGGTTCGTCCGACGTTCTGGCCGCCCTGGGCGTCAATCTGGACGCCACGCCCGCCCAGCAAGCGCGGGCGCTGGACCGGGCGGGCGTCGCCTTCCTGTTCGCCCCGACCTATCACGGGGCCATGCGCCACGTCGGGCCGGTGCGTGGCGAGATCGGCTTCCGCACCGTGTTCAACCTGCTGGGGCCGCTGTGCAATCCGGCTGGCGCGACGCATCAGGTCATGGGCGTCTATGATCCCGCCCTGCTGGAGCCGCTGGCCGAGGTGCTGGGCCGACTGGGCGCCAGGCGAGCCTGGACCGTCAACGGCCAGGGCCTGGACGAGTTGACCACCACGGGGCCGACCGAGGTGGCGGAATGGAAGGACGGCGCCGTGCGCCGCTTCACCGTCACCCCCGCCGACGCCGGACTGCCGCTGGCGACCATGGACGACCTGCGCGGCGGCGACGCCGAGCACAATGCGGCGGCCCTGACGGCCCTGCTGGCGGGCGAGCGCGGGCCTTACCGCGACATCGTCCTGCTGAACGCCGCCGCCGCTTTGGTTGTGGCCGGGCGGGCCGACGACCTGAAATCGGGCGCCGAGCTCGCCGCCGCCGTCATCGACGACGGCCGCGCCGCCGCCGCCCTGGCTGAACTGGTGCGCGTCTCCCACGCGCCGATCGAAGACGAGGACGCCTGA
- a CDS encoding anthranilate synthase component II — protein MILVVDNYDSFTYNLVHYLAELGAQTHVVRNDDLTVEEAWALKPEAVLLSPGPCAPDQAGICLPLLQTAAQTMPILGVCLGHQSIGQAFGGEVVRAKTLMHGKTSPILHEGRGVFGGLPSPFTATRYHSLAVRRETLPDALEVTAWTEDGEIMGLSHRTRPIHGVQFHPESIATEHGHEMIANFLDLAGVRRLATV, from the coding sequence ATGATCCTCGTCGTCGATAACTACGACAGCTTCACCTACAACCTCGTCCACTACCTCGCGGAGCTGGGCGCCCAGACGCACGTTGTCCGCAACGACGACCTGACCGTCGAAGAAGCCTGGGCGCTGAAGCCCGAGGCGGTCCTGCTGTCCCCCGGCCCCTGCGCCCCCGACCAGGCGGGCATCTGCCTGCCGCTGCTGCAGACGGCGGCGCAGACCATGCCCATCCTGGGCGTCTGCCTGGGCCACCAGTCGATCGGCCAGGCCTTCGGCGGCGAGGTGGTGCGCGCCAAGACCCTGATGCACGGCAAGACCTCGCCCATCCTGCACGAAGGGCGCGGTGTGTTCGGCGGCCTGCCCTCGCCCTTCACGGCGACGCGCTACCACTCCTTGGCCGTGCGCCGCGAAACCCTGCCCGACGCGCTGGAGGTCACCGCCTGGACCGAGGATGGCGAGATCATGGGCCTGTCGCACCGCACACGGCCGATCCACGGCGTCCAATTCCACCCGGAATCCATCGCCACCGAACACGGCCATGAGATGATCGCCAACTTCCTCGACCTGGCGGGCGTCCGGCGCCTGGCGACGGTCTGA
- a CDS encoding peptidylprolyl isomerase, with translation MITLFRNFAKSKWAAGLFALIILSFLVVGAQSDIFANLGPRHIISAGDRSVDSGQFRADFERVRTNLQEQAGRPVSYDDMVKENLHQQYLDSQTQRLGFLDWAYKAGIRPGKELVLAQIRKIPAFFNQITGQFDKDLYTQALAQQNLTSEMLEQDLRDQYVTAHVGSAVFAGLQAPRVYAALLAGQALETRDGRWFTVTQDMAGRAAAPTDAQLTAFMKENEERLRSPEFRMISLVLFTPGPNDPRPTVTEEQIKERYEFRKAALAEPEKRTFMTLTVPTKAAADKIAADLRAGQNPADVAKANNIQLGDYKATPQAAVGDPAVGAAVFGLAVDQVSAPIQGRLGFTVAKVAAIQPGQAVTLEGARPALTQELQAEAVKAATYAKVEQFEKARQEGKNLAAAAEAAKARVIQLPPFTQQGQLPDGRPMNAPRQVLESAYALSKGGESDVIDAGDGQYFAVRLDDIRAAALPTLDEVRAPLAQQWTLRENARRLSAKTEELAGRVRAGEDIAKVAAESGAQLTVRTGVQQSRAAQAEVGDGVLRGLFGQGKGQVFSGQQTQDSFIVGRVDAVHAAVPALAAPLAEQARPRLTEELANAMADRTIAAAAARTKSRNDPALALQALGVEAPTAAPATPAKK, from the coding sequence ATGATCACGCTCTTCCGCAACTTCGCCAAGTCGAAATGGGCCGCGGGCCTGTTCGCCCTGATCATCCTCAGCTTCCTGGTGGTCGGCGCCCAGTCCGACATCTTCGCCAACCTGGGGCCGCGCCACATCATCAGCGCCGGCGACCGCAGCGTGGATTCGGGGCAGTTCCGCGCCGACTTCGAGCGCGTGCGCACCAATCTGCAGGAACAGGCCGGCCGTCCCGTCAGCTATGACGACATGGTCAAGGAGAACCTGCACCAGCAGTATCTCGACAGCCAGACCCAGCGCCTGGGCTTCCTGGACTGGGCCTATAAGGCCGGCATCCGCCCCGGCAAGGAGCTGGTTCTGGCGCAGATCCGCAAGATCCCCGCCTTCTTCAACCAGATCACAGGCCAGTTCGACAAAGACCTCTACACCCAGGCCCTGGCCCAGCAGAACCTGACCTCGGAAATGCTCGAGCAGGACCTACGCGACCAGTATGTGACCGCCCACGTCGGCTCGGCCGTGTTCGCCGGCCTGCAGGCGCCGCGCGTCTATGCCGCCCTGCTGGCGGGCCAGGCGCTGGAGACCCGCGACGGCCGCTGGTTCACCGTCACCCAGGACATGGCCGGCCGCGCCGCCGCCCCGACCGACGCCCAGCTGACCGCCTTCATGAAGGAGAACGAAGAGCGCCTGCGCAGCCCCGAGTTCCGCATGATCTCCCTGGTCCTGTTCACCCCGGGTCCGAACGATCCGCGCCCGACCGTCACCGAGGAGCAGATCAAGGAGCGCTATGAGTTCCGCAAGGCCGCCCTGGCCGAGCCGGAGAAGCGCACCTTCATGACCCTGACGGTCCCGACCAAGGCCGCCGCCGACAAGATCGCCGCCGACCTGCGCGCCGGCCAGAACCCGGCCGACGTGGCCAAGGCCAACAACATCCAGCTGGGCGATTACAAGGCCACGCCGCAGGCCGCCGTGGGCGACCCCGCCGTCGGCGCCGCCGTTTTCGGCCTGGCCGTCGACCAGGTCTCGGCCCCGATCCAGGGCCGCCTGGGCTTCACCGTGGCCAAGGTGGCCGCCATCCAGCCCGGTCAGGCCGTGACGCTGGAGGGCGCCCGTCCCGCCCTGACTCAGGAACTGCAGGCCGAAGCCGTCAAGGCCGCGACCTACGCCAAGGTCGAGCAGTTCGAGAAGGCCCGCCAGGAAGGCAAGAACCTGGCCGCCGCCGCCGAAGCGGCCAAGGCTCGCGTGATCCAGCTGCCGCCCTTCACCCAGCAGGGCCAGCTTCCCGACGGCCGGCCGATGAACGCCCCGCGCCAGGTCCTGGAAAGCGCCTACGCCCTGTCCAAGGGCGGCGAAAGCGACGTGATCGACGCCGGCGACGGCCAGTATTTCGCCGTGCGCCTGGACGACATCCGCGCGGCCGCCCTGCCGACCCTGGACGAAGTCCGCGCCCCGCTGGCCCAGCAATGGACCCTGCGTGAGAACGCCCGCCGCCTGTCGGCCAAGACCGAAGAACTGGCCGGGCGCGTCCGCGCCGGCGAGGACATCGCCAAGGTGGCCGCCGAATCCGGCGCCCAGCTGACCGTCCGCACCGGCGTGCAGCAGAGCCGCGCGGCCCAGGCCGAAGTCGGCGACGGCGTCCTGCGCGGCCTGTTCGGCCAGGGCAAGGGTCAGGTCTTCTCCGGCCAGCAGACGCAGGACAGCTTCATCGTCGGCCGCGTCGACGCCGTTCACGCCGCCGTCCCGGCCCTGGCCGCGCCGCTGGCCGAGCAGGCCCGTCCGCGCCTGACCGAAGAGCTGGCCAACGCCATGGCCGACCGCACCATCGCCGCGGCCGCCGCTCGCACCAAGTCGCGCAACGACCCGGCCCTCGCCCTGCAGGCCCTGGGCGTCGAGGCGCCGACCGCCGCGCCCGCGACGCCCGCCAAGAAGTGA
- the lpxD gene encoding UDP-3-O-(3-hydroxymyristoyl)glucosamine N-acyltransferase, with protein sequence MPDPRFFQTLSPLTVAALAEHIGGEVVRGGEVVISAVAPLSSADRGAIAFMGDRKFAAALAETNAGCVIVPASAVDLAPLGAAVIVSGEAQASWARASALLHRPVRLDRAIAVAEAAEDDTVVVEPGVILGEGVRIGRGTRIGANTVIGPGVQIGRDCLISANVTVGCALVGDRVTLLAGARIGEAGFGAAGSKAGPVDIPQLGRVILQDGVTVGANSCIDRGAYDDTVIGENTKIDNLVMIGHNCVIGRNNLMAAHTGISGSVTSGDNCIFGGRAGVGDHITIGEGARVAAGGGVLADIPPGETWSGYPAKPLRQFLRETVWLSKQASQKKGAKESKE encoded by the coding sequence ATGCCCGATCCGAGGTTCTTCCAGACCCTGTCGCCCCTGACGGTCGCCGCCCTCGCCGAGCATATCGGCGGGGAGGTCGTCCGGGGCGGCGAAGTCGTCATCTCGGCCGTCGCGCCCCTGTCCAGTGCGGACCGGGGCGCGATCGCGTTTATGGGCGACCGCAAGTTCGCCGCCGCCCTGGCTGAAACGAACGCCGGCTGCGTGATCGTGCCGGCGTCGGCCGTTGACCTGGCGCCCCTTGGCGCCGCCGTCATCGTCTCGGGCGAGGCGCAGGCGAGTTGGGCGCGGGCGTCAGCCCTGCTGCACCGGCCGGTCCGTCTGGACCGCGCCATCGCAGTCGCCGAGGCCGCCGAGGACGACACCGTGGTGGTCGAGCCGGGCGTGATCCTGGGCGAAGGCGTTCGTATCGGGCGCGGCACGCGCATCGGGGCCAACACCGTCATCGGGCCGGGCGTGCAGATTGGCCGCGACTGCCTGATCAGCGCCAACGTCACCGTGGGCTGCGCCCTGGTCGGCGACCGGGTGACGCTGCTGGCCGGCGCGCGCATCGGCGAGGCGGGCTTCGGCGCGGCGGGCTCCAAGGCGGGGCCGGTGGACATCCCCCAGTTGGGGCGCGTGATCCTGCAGGACGGGGTGACGGTCGGCGCCAACTCCTGCATCGACCGGGGCGCCTACGACGACACCGTCATCGGCGAGAACACCAAGATCGATAATCTGGTCATGATCGGCCACAACTGCGTCATCGGCCGCAACAACCTGATGGCGGCGCACACCGGCATCTCGGGTTCGGTCACCAGCGGCGACAACTGCATCTTCGGCGGCCGGGCGGGCGTGGGCGACCACATCACCATCGGCGAAGGCGCCCGCGTCGCGGCCGGCGGCGGCGTCCTGGCCGACATTCCGCCGGGCGAGACCTGGTCCGGCTATCCCGCCAAACCGCTCCGCCAGTTCTTGCGCGAGACGGTGTGGCTGTCCAAACAGGCGTCCCAGAAGAAGGGCGCGAAGGAATCGAAAGAATGA
- the trpE gene encoding anthranilate synthase component I — MAQEQTAAQRDPFIAGLTAGRPQVLVRRLVDDLETPVSAFLKVGHGRRYASLFESVEGGAVNGRYSFVTLSPDVVWRCRDGKAEIARGADVLADIFTPEDRPALGSLRALIAATKFDLPADLPPMAAGLFGVFGYDMVRLLEPLGPANPDPLDLSDAVMARPALVAIFDSVKHEIVLISAAYPDTAADPAQAYTAAEARLEDFEDRLRGPLPIQREVEPVPAPAFHSDVDEAAFGRMVARAKDYIAAGDIFQVVLAHRFSAPWDQDPFAFYRALRRGNPSPYLFFLDYVDFQLAGSSPEILVRLKDGRVTIRPLAGTRPRGATPEQDKALEAELLADPKERAEHLMLLDLGRNDVGRVSSPGSVEVTESFVVERYSQVMHIVSNVNGAADPKLDAVDTLLAALPAGTLSGAPKVRAMEVIDELETEKRGVGYGGGVGYISANGEADICIVLRTAMFARGKIFVQAGAGVVADSDPAAEYAETLAKARAPMKAAEDAWRFTATTRGQGAGGSV; from the coding sequence ATGGCTCAGGAACAGACCGCAGCGCAGCGCGACCCCTTCATCGCCGGTCTGACGGCGGGCCGGCCCCAGGTGCTGGTCCGCCGCTTGGTCGACGATCTGGAGACCCCCGTCTCGGCCTTCCTGAAGGTCGGGCACGGGCGGCGCTACGCCAGCCTGTTCGAGTCGGTCGAGGGCGGCGCCGTCAACGGTCGCTACTCCTTCGTCACCCTGTCGCCGGACGTGGTCTGGCGCTGCCGCGACGGCAAGGCCGAGATCGCGCGCGGCGCCGATGTCCTGGCCGATATCTTCACGCCCGAAGACAGGCCCGCGCTGGGGTCCCTGCGCGCCCTGATCGCGGCGACGAAGTTCGACCTGCCCGCCGACCTGCCGCCGATGGCCGCCGGACTGTTCGGCGTCTTCGGCTATGACATGGTGCGGCTGCTGGAGCCGCTGGGCCCGGCCAATCCCGACCCGTTGGACCTGTCCGACGCCGTCATGGCGCGCCCGGCCCTGGTCGCCATCTTCGATTCGGTGAAGCACGAGATCGTGCTGATCTCCGCGGCCTATCCCGACACGGCGGCCGATCCGGCCCAGGCCTACACCGCCGCCGAGGCCCGGCTGGAGGATTTCGAGGACCGCCTGCGCGGCCCCCTGCCCATCCAGCGCGAGGTCGAGCCGGTTCCCGCGCCCGCCTTCCATTCCGACGTGGACGAGGCCGCCTTCGGCCGCATGGTCGCGCGGGCCAAGGACTACATCGCCGCCGGCGACATCTTCCAGGTGGTGCTGGCGCACCGCTTCTCGGCGCCGTGGGACCAGGACCCGTTCGCCTTCTACCGGGCGCTGCGTCGCGGCAACCCGTCGCCCTATCTGTTCTTCCTCGACTACGTTGACTTCCAACTGGCCGGGTCCAGCCCGGAAATCCTGGTCCGGTTGAAAGACGGCCGCGTCACCATCCGCCCCCTGGCCGGCACCCGCCCGCGCGGCGCCACGCCCGAGCAGGACAAGGCGCTGGAGGCCGAACTGCTGGCTGATCCCAAGGAGCGGGCCGAGCACCTGATGCTGCTGGACCTGGGCCGCAACGACGTGGGCCGCGTCTCATCGCCCGGCTCGGTCGAGGTCACGGAAAGCTTCGTGGTCGAGCGCTACAGCCAAGTCATGCACATCGTCTCCAACGTCAACGGCGCGGCCGATCCCAAGCTGGACGCAGTGGACACGCTTCTGGCCGCCCTGCCCGCCGGCACCCTGTCGGGCGCGCCTAAGGTGCGGGCCATGGAGGTTATCGACGAGCTTGAGACCGAGAAGCGCGGCGTCGGCTATGGCGGCGGCGTGGGCTACATCTCGGCCAACGGCGAGGCGGACATCTGCATCGTCCTGCGCACCGCCATGTTCGCGCGCGGCAAGATCTTCGTCCAGGCCGGCGCCGGCGTCGTCGCCGACAGCGATCCGGCCGCCGAATACGCCGAGACCCTGGCCAAGGCCCGTGCTCCGATGAAGGCGGCCGAGGACGCGTGGCGCTTCACCGCGACCACTCGCGGCCAGGGCGCCGGCGGATCAGTCTAA
- the bamA gene encoding outer membrane protein assembly factor BamA — translation MVFEIDEGPETGIAAITFLGNKAFSDSDLRQVMVTKQSSWWRLFSTNDNYDPNRLDYDREQLRKFYTNRGYYDFRILSSVSELKPDNGAFGVTVTVDEGDRYNFGEIKVVTENDRLNADFLQLLLPIRKGDLYESDRIQAAVDTLTFAAGSAGYAFVEINPTYRADPETDTVNVTFNVREGQRVYIDRINVVGNTRTLDSVIRRELMVGEGDAFNRSLVERSRNNLRALGFFKDVKIEETRGSAPDRSVVNVTVEEQPTGELSVGAGFSSVDSFVLNLGITERNFRGRGQNVVARAEWGSLRQQIDFRFTEPKFMGRDVRAGFDLFHIRYDLSKYSSYDYRSTGGGVRVTYPLNGYANFSTRYFLKDDEVVIPFGYCGSGVGGGSSALCDQAGSFINSSAGYTLLVSRLNDPVRPTRGWSASLRQDFAGIGGDVNYIKTEADASWYYGIRPNWVVSVQGQAGYVSGWNGDPIRINDRFFKGGNTFRGFETAGMGARDLTTTDALGGNFYAIGTVELTLPNMLPEEYGIKTSLFADVGTIGKLDDRYLVDSATGLRNPNIVDDLALRAAAGISIHWRSPMGPIRFDLSKVMAKEDYDKTETFRFSTSTQF, via the coding sequence GTGGTGTTCGAGATCGACGAGGGCCCCGAGACGGGCATCGCCGCCATCACCTTCCTGGGCAATAAGGCGTTCTCGGACAGCGACCTGCGTCAGGTCATGGTCACCAAGCAGTCTTCCTGGTGGCGGCTGTTCAGCACGAACGACAACTACGACCCGAACCGTCTGGACTATGACCGGGAGCAGCTGCGGAAATTCTACACCAACCGCGGCTATTACGACTTCCGCATCCTGTCGTCCGTGTCCGAGCTGAAGCCGGACAACGGCGCGTTCGGCGTCACCGTGACCGTGGACGAGGGCGACCGCTACAACTTCGGCGAGATCAAGGTCGTCACCGAGAACGACCGCCTGAACGCCGACTTCCTGCAGTTGCTGCTGCCGATCCGCAAGGGCGACCTCTATGAGAGCGATCGCATCCAGGCGGCGGTCGACACCCTGACCTTCGCCGCCGGTTCGGCGGGCTACGCCTTCGTCGAGATCAACCCGACCTATCGGGCCGATCCCGAGACGGACACGGTCAATGTGACCTTCAACGTCCGCGAGGGGCAGCGCGTCTACATCGACCGCATCAATGTGGTCGGCAACACCCGCACCCTGGACAGCGTCATCCGTCGCGAGCTGATGGTGGGCGAGGGCGACGCCTTCAACCGCTCCCTGGTCGAGCGTTCGCGCAACAACCTGCGCGCCCTGGGCTTCTTCAAGGACGTGAAGATCGAGGAGACGCGCGGCAGCGCGCCGGACCGTTCGGTCGTCAACGTCACCGTCGAGGAGCAGCCCACTGGCGAACTGTCGGTCGGCGCCGGCTTCAGCTCGGTCGACTCCTTCGTGCTGAACCTGGGCATCACCGAGCGCAACTTCCGCGGTCGCGGCCAGAACGTCGTGGCCCGCGCCGAGTGGGGCTCGCTGCGCCAGCAGATCGACTTCCGCTTCACCGAGCCCAAGTTCATGGGCCGCGACGTGCGGGCGGGCTTCGACCTGTTCCACATCCGCTACGACCTGAGCAAATACTCGTCCTACGATTATCGCTCGACCGGCGGCGGGGTGCGGGTCACCTATCCGCTGAACGGCTACGCCAACTTCAGCACCCGCTACTTCCTGAAGGACGACGAGGTCGTCATCCCCTTCGGCTACTGCGGCAGCGGCGTAGGCGGCGGGTCCTCGGCCCTGTGCGACCAGGCGGGCTCGTTCATCAACTCCTCGGCCGGCTACACCCTTCTGGTGAGCCGGCTGAACGATCCGGTCCGGCCGACGCGCGGCTGGTCGGCCTCGCTGCGTCAGGACTTCGCCGGCATCGGCGGCGACGTGAACTACATCAAGACCGAGGCCGACGCCTCCTGGTACTACGGCATCCGCCCAAACTGGGTGGTCAGCGTCCAGGGCCAGGCGGGCTACGTCAGCGGCTGGAACGGCGACCCGATCCGGATCAACGACCGCTTCTTCAAGGGCGGCAACACCTTCCGCGGCTTCGAAACGGCGGGCATGGGCGCGCGCGACCTGACCACGACCGACGCCCTGGGCGGCAACTTCTACGCCATCGGCACGGTTGAACTGACGCTGCCGAACATGTTGCCCGAGGAATACGGCATCAAGACTTCGCTGTTTGCCGATGTCGGCACCATCGGCAAGCTGGACGACCGTTATCTGGTCGACTCGGCGACGGGTCTGCGCAACCCGAACATCGTCGACGACCTGGCTTTGCGCGCCGCCGCCGGCATCAGCATCCACTGGCGCTCGCCGATGGGGCCGATCCGCTTCGACCTGTCCAAGGTTATGGCCAAGGAAGACTACGACAAGACCGAGACCTTCCGCTTCTCGACCTCTACCCAGTTCTAA